The region GCCGACCGCCCCGCCCTGCCGCTGCTCGGGCCGGCCGAGGCGCGCGCGTACATCGCGACGGTCCGCGAGCAGACCGCCGAGGTGCTCGGCACCGTCGACACAGGCCCCGACCAGCAGGAACGCCTGCTTGCCAACGCCTTTGTCTTCGGCATGCTCGCCCAGCACGAGCAGCAGCACGACGAGACGATGCTTGCCACCCACCAACTGCGCGCAGGGCCGCCGGTCCTCGACGCGCCCGTACCGCCGCCAGCGCCCGCGGACGCGGCCCTGCTGCCGCGCGAGGTCCGGATACCCGGCGGCCCCTTCACCATGGGCACCAGCACCGAGCCGTGGGCGCTGGACAACGAACTGCCCGCGCACACCGTCGAGGTGCCCGCCTTCTGGCTGGACACCGTCCCGGTCACCAATGGCGCCTACGCCGAATTCATCGCCGCCGGCGGCTACGACGACCCGGGCTGGTGGTCGCCCGAGGGCTGGCGGCACGTCCGGGAGGCGGGCCTGGTCGCCCCGCTGTTCTGGGAAGCCGACGGCGAGGGCTGGACCCGCCGCCTCTTCGGCCGCACCGAGCCCGTACCGGCGGACGAACCGGTGCTGCACGTGTGCTGGTACGAGGCCGACGCCTACGCCCGCTGGGCGGGCCGCAGGCTGCCGACCGAGGCCGAGTGGGAGAAGGCGGCCCGGCACGACCCGGCCACCGGCCGCTCCCGCCGCTACCCGTGGGGCGACGCCGCCCCGGGACCCGAACACGCCAACCTCGGCCAGCGCCACCTGCGCCCGGCCCCGGCGGGCAGCTACCCGGCGGGAGCCGCGCCCAGCGGCGCCCGGCAGCTCATGGGCGACGTGTGGGAATGGACCGCGTCCGACTTCGCCCCCTACCCCGGCTTCGCCGCGTTCCCCTACAAGGAATACTCCGACGTCTTCTTCGGCCCCGACTACAAGGTGCTGCGCGGCGGCGCCTTCGGCGTCTCCCCCGTGCTGGCCCGCGGGACCTTCCGCAACTGGGACTACCCGGTCCGCCGGCAGATCTTCGCCGGCTTCCGCACCGCGAGGGACGACGACGCGCCCGGGCACGGGCGCGGCTGATGTGCCGCCATCTCGCCTACGTCGGGCCGCCGGTGCCGCTCGCCCGGCTGCTGGTGCGACCCGCGCACGGACTGTACGAGCAGTCGTGGCAGCCGCGGCGGCAGCGCCACGGCACGGTGAATGCCGACGGTTTCGGCGTCGGCTGGTATCCGGCCGGCCAGGACGACGACACCGGCTTCCCGCAGCCCGTCCGCTACCGGCGGGCCGTGCCCGTATGGGCGGACGCCAACTTCGCCGAACTGGCCGCGGCGACACGCAGCGGCGCCGTCCTCGCGGCGGTGCGCTCGGCGACCGAGGGCACCACGCAGGACGAGTCGGCCGCCGCGCCCTTCAGGGACGGCCGCTGGCTTTTCAGCCACAACGGCGCCGTCCGGGACTGGACGCGGCTGCCCAGCGGGCTGACCGCGGCCCAGCTGCTCGGCCTGGACGCCCGCAGCGACTCGGCGCTGCTGTGGGCGATGCTCGCCGCGCTGCTGCGGCAGGGCCAGCCGCCGGGCGGCGCGCTGGCGTCGGTCGTACGGCAGGTCGCCGCGGCCCGCCCGGACGCGCGGCTGAATCTGCTGCTCACCGACGGCCGCGCCATCGCGGCCACCGCCTGGGGCGACACCCTCTGGTACCGCACGGGTACGGGAGCGGTGCTGGTCGCCTCGGAGCCCGACGACGAGCCGGGCGGGACGCACGGGGCCGACACCGAGGACGGGGGTGCCCGGGGGCGGGACCCGGGATTCGGCGAATGGCGGGAAGTCCCCGACCGTTCGCTGCTGCTGGCCACCACCGCAGGAGTACGGATCATCGCGCTGCGCCCCCCGGGTGCCGCCGAACGCAAGGAGCGCCACCGCATGCCCGAGAGCCGCTTCACCCTCGACGACCGGCTGCCCGCCGGCTACTTCACCGACTCGCTGCACTCCGACGTCCGCAAGGGCCTGACCGACCCGCCCCGCTCCCTGCCGCCGAAGTGGTTCTACGACAAGCGCGGCAGCGACCTCTTCGAGGAGATCACCCGGCTGCCCGAGTATTACCCGACCCGCGCCGAGCAGGAGATCCTGACCCGCCGCGCGCCCGAGATCGCCGCCGTGACCCGGCCGAGCACCCTGATCGAGCTGGGCTCCGGCTCGTCCCGCAAGACCCGCACCCTGCTGGACGCGCTCACCGCGGGCGGCAGCCTCGTCCGCTACGCGCCGCTGGACGTGAGCGCCGCCGCGCTGGCGGAGGCGGGCGAGGCGATCTGCCGCGACTACCCGGGGCTCACCGTCTCCGCGACGGTCGCCGACTTCGAGGGCGGCCTGCCGCTGTCCGACGAGCCCGGACCGCGGCTGCTGGCCTTCCTGGGCAGCACCATCGGCAACTTCGACGCGGCCCAGCGCCGCGCCTTCTACCGCACCCTCGCGCTCTCGCTCAGCAGCGACGACGTGCTGCTGCTCGGCGCCGACCTGGTCAAGGACCCGGACGTCCTGGTCCGCGCCTACGACGACTCGCGGGGCGTCACCGCCGACTTCAACAAGAACGTCCTGCACGTGCTCAACCGCGAACTCGGCGCCGACTTCGACCCCGGCGCCTTCGACCACGTCGCGCTGTGGAACGCCGACGAAGAACGCGTCGAGATGCGGCTGCGCTCCCGCACCGCCCAGACCGTCAAGATCCCCGACCTCGACCTGAGCCTCGACCTCGCAGCCGGCGAGGACCTGCGTACCGAACTGTCCTGCAAATTCCGCCGCGAGTCCCTGACGGCCGAGCTGCACGAGGGCGGCTTCACCGTCCGCCAGTGGTGGACCGACCAGGACGACCGCTTCGCGCTGCTGCTGGTGGTGCCGAACTAGCCCCTGCCGTCCGGCCCCCGTGCCCGGGGGAAAGGGAAGCGGGGTGCGGGTCCTGGGGACCCGCACCCCGCGGGGTGGAGAGGAAGCCGTCCGCGGGGGCTAGCGGACGAAGACACCCGCCTTGTCGGCGAGGTCGAGGAAATACTGCGGGGCCAGGCCCAGCACCAAGGTCACCGCGACGCCCACGGCGATCGCCGTGGAGGTCATCGCGGACGGCACCGCCACCGTGGGACCGTCCGGCCTCGGCTCGCTGAAGAACATCAGCACGATCACCCGGATGTAGAAGAACGCGGCGACCGCCGAGGAGATCACACCCACGATGACCAGCGGCATCGCCCCGCCCTCCGACGCGGCCTTGAAGACCGCGAACTTCCCGGCGAACCCTGACGTCAGCGGGATGCCGGCGAAGGCCAGCAGGAAGACCGCGAAGACCGCCGCGACCAGCGGCGACCGGCGGCCGAGCCCGGCCCAGCGGGACAGGTGGGTGGCCTCGCCGCCCGCGTCGCGCACCAGCGTGACGACGGCGAAGGCGCCGAGCGTCACGAAGGAGTAGGCCGCCAGGTAGAAGAGCACCGACGAGATCCCGTCGGGGGTCGTGGCGATGACACCGGCGAGGATGAAGCCGGCGTGCGCGATGGACGAGTACGCCAGCAGCCGCTTGACGTCGGTCTGGGTGACCGCGATGATCGCGCCGGCCAACATGGTGATGATCGCCACGCCCCACATGACGGGCCGCCAGTCCCAGCGCATCCCGGGCAGGACGACGTAGAGCAGCCGCAGCAGGGCGCCGAAGGCGGCGACCTTCGTAGCGGAGGCCATGAAGCCGGTGACCGGGGTCGGAGCGCCCTGGTAGACGTCTGGCGTCCACATGTGGAAGGGCACCGCGCCGACCTTGAACAGCAGGCCCATCGCGACCATCGCCAGGCCGATCAGCAGCAGCGCGTCGTTGCCCGTGGTGTCGGCGAGCGCCGGCGTCAGCGGGGCGGAGCCGTCGATGACCGCCGAGATGCCGGAGTACGAGACGGTGCCCGCGTAGCCGTAGAGCAGGGCGATGCCGAACAGCAGGAAGGCCGAGGAGAAGGCGCCGAGCAGGAAGTACTTGACGGCGGCTTCCTGGGACATCAGGCGGTTGCGGCGGGCCAGCGCGCACAGGATGTACAGCGGCAGCGAGAAGACCTCAAGGGCGACGAAGAGCGTCAGCAGGTCGTTGGCGGCCGGGAAGATCAGCATGCCGCCGACCGCGAACATCAGCAGCGGGAAGACCTCGGTGCTGGTGAAACCGGCCCGTACCGCCGCCTTCTCCTGGTCGCTGCCGGGGACGGCGGAGCCCTGCGCGGCGAAGGAGTCGACCTGGGAGCCGTGCGCCCGCGGGTCGAGCCGGCGCTCGGCGAAGGTGAAGACCGCCACGAAGCCGACCAGCAGGATGGTGCCCTGGAGGAAGAGCGCGGGGCCGTCCACGGCCACCGCCCCCATGGCCGCGATGTGCGCCTTGGTGGTGCCGTAGCCCTTGTCGGCGAGCGCCACGACCGCGGCGAAGGCCGCCGCGAGGCCGACCGCGGCCAGGGCGACCTGGGCGGTGTAGCGGGACCTGCGGGGCAGGAACGCCTCGACCAGGACGCCGAGTGCGGCGACCCCGAAGACGATCAGGACCGGCGAGAGCTGGGCGTACTCGATGTGCGGGGTGGGGATCCTGTCGGTGGGTGCCGCCACCGTCCACAGGCTGTGGACGGCCTGCCCCGGGACTGATGCGCTCACTTCTTCGCCTCCAGCGCGGGCTTGGGGTCGGTCTTGTGCACGTCGGAGAGCGTGTGGTGCACCGACGGGTTGACGATGTCGGTGACCGGCTTGGGGTAGACGCCCAGGAAGAGCAGCAGGGCGATCAGCGGGGTGACCACCACCAGTTCCCTGGCCTTGAGGTCGGACATGCCCTCGATGCCGGCCTTGACCGGTCCGGTCATCGTGCGCTGGTAGAGCACCAGGACGTACAGCGCGGCCAGCACGATGCCCAGCGTGGCGATGATGCCGAGCACCGGGTAGCGGCTGAACGTGCCGACCAGCACCAGGAATTCACTGACGAAGGGCGCGAGGCCCGGCAGTGACAGGGTGGCCAGGCCGCCGATCAGGAAGGTGCCGGCCAGGATGGGCGCGACCTTCTGCACCCCGCCGAAGTCCGCGATGAGCCGCGAGCCGCGCCGGGTGATCAGGAAGCCGGCCACCAGCAGCAGGGCCGCGGTCGAGATGCCGTGGTTGACCATGTAGAGCGTCGCGCCGGACTGGCCCTGGCTGGTCATCGCGAAGATGCCCAGGATGATGAAGCCGAAGTGCGATACGGACGCGTAGGCGATCAGCCGCTTGATGTCCCGCTGGCCGACCGCGAGCAGGGCGCCGTAGATGATGCTGATCACCGCGAGCACCAGGATCACCGGGGTCGCCCACTTGGACGCCTCGGGGAAGAGCTGGAGGCAGAAGCGCAGCATCGCGAAGGTGCCGACCTTGTCGACGACCGCGGTGATCAGTACGGCGACCGGGGCCGTCGACTCGCCCATCGCGTTCGGCAGCCAGGTGTGCAGCGGCCACAGCGGCGCCTTCACCGCGAAGGCGAAGAAGAAGCCGAGGAAGAGCCAGCGCTCGGTCGACGTCTCGATGTGCAGCTTGCCGCTGGCGCGGGCCGACAGGATCTCCTGGAGCGAGAAGGTGCCGGTGCCCAGCTGGTGCGCGGTCACGGTGTAGAGGCCGATGACCGCGGCCAGCATGATCAGACCGCCGGCCAGGTTGTAGAGCAGGAACTTGACCGCCGCGTACGAGCGCTGCCGGGCCGCCTCCTCCTCGCCCGCCGCGTGCGCGCGGTCGCCGAAGCCGCCGATGAGGAAGTACACCGGGATGAGCATGGCTTCGAAGAAGATGTAGAAGAGGAAGACGTCGGTGGCCTCGAAGGACAGCACCACCATCCCCTCGACCAGCAGGATCAGCGCGAAGAAGCCCTGCGTCGGCCGCCAGCGGCGGTTGGGGTTCACATCTTCGAGCGGGTCGGCGTCGTGCCAGCCGGCCAGCATCACGAACGGGATCAGCAGCGCGGTCAGCGCCACCATGACGACCGCGATGCCGTCCACGCCGAGGTCGTAGCGCAGGCCGAAGTTCTTGATCCAGGCGTGCGACTCGGTCAGCTGGTAGCGGTCGCCGTCCGGGTCGAACCTGACCAGGGCGATCGCCGCGAACACCAGCGTCGCGAGCGAGAAGAGCAGCGCGGTGTATTTGGCGGTGGTCCGCCGCGCCGCGGGGACCGCGGCGGTGACGACCGCGCCCACGGCGGGCACCGCGGCGGTGACGGTGAGGAGGGGAAAGGACATGAGCTATCAGACCGCCCTCATGAGAAGAGTCGCGGCGACCAGCACCGCGGTGCCGCCGAGCATCGAGACGGCGTACGAGCGCACGTAGCCGTTCTGCAGCTTGCGGAGCCGGCCGGACAGGCCGCCGACCGAGGCGGCGGTGCCGTTGACGACGCCGTCGACCAGGGAGTGGTCGAGGTAGACGAGCGAGCGGGTGAGGTGCTCACCGCCGCGGACCAGGACGACATGGTTGAAGTCGTCCTGGAGCAGGTCGCGGCGGGCCGCCCGGGTCAGCAGCGAGCCGCGCGGCGCGACCGAGGGGACGGCCCGGCGCCCGTAGAGCAGCCAGGCGATGCCGACGCCGATGACCAGCACCACCATGGTGGCGGCGGTGACCGTGCCCGCGCTCACCGGGGAGTCGCCCTCGGAGTGCCCGGTGACCGGCTCCAGCCAGTGCACGAAGCGCGAGTTGAGGCTGAAGAACGCGCCGGCGAAGACCGAGCCGACGGCCAGGATGATCATCGGGATGGTCATCGAGGCGGGCGACTCGTGCGGGTGCGGCTCGTGGCCCTCGGCGTCCGGCTGCCAGCGCTTCTCGCCGAAGAAGGTCATCAGCATCACGCGGGTCATGTAGAACGCGGTGATCGCCGCGCCCAGCAGGCCCGCGCCGCCCAGGATCCAGCCCTCGGTGCCGCCCTTGGCGAAGGCGGCCTCGATGATCTTGTCCTTGGAGAAGAAGCCGGAGAGGCCGGGGAAGCCGATGATCGCCAGATAGCCCAGGCCGAAGGTGACGAAGGTGACGGGCATGTACTTGCGCAGGCCGCCGTAGCGGCGCATGTCCACCTCGTCGTTCATGCCGTGCATGACCGAGCCGGCGCCGAGGAAGAGGCCGGCCTTGAAGAAGCCGTGGGTGACCAGGTGCATGATCGCGAAGACGTAGCCGATCGGGCCGAGCCCGGCCGCCATGATCATGTAGCCGATCTGCGACATCGTCGAGCCGGCCAGCGCCTTCTTGATGTCGTCCTTCGCGCAACCGACGATCGCACCGAACAGCAGCGTGACCGCGCCTACGGTGACCACCGCGGTCTGCGCGTCGGGCGCCGCGTTGAAGATCGCCCCCGAGCGGGTGATGAGGTAGACGCCCGCGGTCACCATGGTCGCCGCGTGGATGAGGGCCGAGACCGGGGTCGGGCCCTCCATCGCGTCGCCGAGCCAGGACTGGAGCGGCACCTGCGCCGACTTGCCGCACGCGGCGAGCAGCAGCATGAAGCCGATACCGGTGATGGTCGCGTGCTGCGAGGCGGACGCGTGCTGCGCCTGCGGCAGGACGTCGGCGAAGGCGAACGAGCCGAAGGTGGTGAACATCAGCATGATCGCCACCGACAGGCCGATGTCGCCGACCCGGTTGACGATGAAGGCCTTCTTCGCCGCGGTCGCCGCGCTCGGCTTGTGCTGCCAGAAGCCGATCAGCAGGTACGAGGCGAGGCCGACACCCTCCCAGCCGGCGTACAGCAGGAAGTAGTTGTCGGCCACGACCAGCAGCAGCATCGCCGCGAGGAAGAGGTTGAGGTAGCCGAAGAAGCGGCGGCGGCGCTCGTCGTGCGCCATGTAGCCGATCGAGTAGATGTGGATCAGCGTGCCCACACCGGTGATCAGCAGGACGAACGTCATCGACAGCTGGTCGAGCTGGAAGCCGACGTCGGCCTGGAAGCCGTCGACGGGGACCCAGGTGAACAGGTGCGAGGTCAGGGTCCGCGCGTCGGCGTCCTTGCCCAGCATGTCGGTGAACAGGATCGCGCCGAACACGAAGGACAGCAGCGCCAGCAGCGTGCCGATCCAGTGGCCGACGCGGTCGAGCCGCTTGCCGCCGGTCAGCAGGACGCCCGCGCCGAGGAGCGGCGCCGCGACGAGCAGTCCGATCAGGGTTTCCACTGTCGCAGCCCCTCTACAGCTTCATGAGATTGGCGTCGTCGACCGAGGCCGAGTGGCGGGAACGGAAGATCGACACGATGATCGCGAGCCCGACCACGACCTCGGCGGCGGCCACGACCATCGTGAAGAACGCGATGACCTGCCCGTCGAGGTTGCCGTGCAGCCGGGAGAAGGTGACGAACGCCAGGTTGCAGGCGTTCAGCATCAGCTCGACGCACATGAAGACGACGATCGCGTTGCGCCGGATCAGCACACCGGCGGCACCGATGGTGAACAGCAGCGCCGACAGGTACAGGTAGTTGG is a window of Streptomyces sp. NBC_01477 DNA encoding:
- the nuoK gene encoding NADH-quinone oxidoreductase subunit NuoK; its protein translation is MNPANYLYLSALLFTIGAAGVLIRRNAIVVFMCVELMLNACNLAFVTFSRLHGNLDGQVIAFFTMVVAAAEVVVGLAIIVSIFRSRHSASVDDANLMKL
- the egtB gene encoding ergothioneine biosynthesis protein EgtB, whose protein sequence is MGTTATQDPSVTALAALEAARRRTELLTDSVDERDLTAQHSPLMSPLVWDLAHIGNQEELWLVREAGGRPGVRPDLDHVYDAFRTPRADRPALPLLGPAEARAYIATVREQTAEVLGTVDTGPDQQERLLANAFVFGMLAQHEQQHDETMLATHQLRAGPPVLDAPVPPPAPADAALLPREVRIPGGPFTMGTSTEPWALDNELPAHTVEVPAFWLDTVPVTNGAYAEFIAAGGYDDPGWWSPEGWRHVREAGLVAPLFWEADGEGWTRRLFGRTEPVPADEPVLHVCWYEADAYARWAGRRLPTEAEWEKAARHDPATGRSRRYPWGDAAPGPEHANLGQRHLRPAPAGSYPAGAAPSGARQLMGDVWEWTASDFAPYPGFAAFPYKEYSDVFFGPDYKVLRGGAFGVSPVLARGTFRNWDYPVRRQIFAGFRTARDDDAPGHGRG
- a CDS encoding NADH-quinone oxidoreductase subunit M encodes the protein MSFPLLTVTAAVPAVGAVVTAAVPAARRTTAKYTALLFSLATLVFAAIALVRFDPDGDRYQLTESHAWIKNFGLRYDLGVDGIAVVMVALTALLIPFVMLAGWHDADPLEDVNPNRRWRPTQGFFALILLVEGMVVLSFEATDVFLFYIFFEAMLIPVYFLIGGFGDRAHAAGEEEAARQRSYAAVKFLLYNLAGGLIMLAAVIGLYTVTAHQLGTGTFSLQEILSARASGKLHIETSTERWLFLGFFFAFAVKAPLWPLHTWLPNAMGESTAPVAVLITAVVDKVGTFAMLRFCLQLFPEASKWATPVILVLAVISIIYGALLAVGQRDIKRLIAYASVSHFGFIILGIFAMTSQGQSGATLYMVNHGISTAALLLVAGFLITRRGSRLIADFGGVQKVAPILAGTFLIGGLATLSLPGLAPFVSEFLVLVGTFSRYPVLGIIATLGIVLAALYVLVLYQRTMTGPVKAGIEGMSDLKARELVVVTPLIALLLFLGVYPKPVTDIVNPSVHHTLSDVHKTDPKPALEAKK
- the nuoN gene encoding NADH-quinone oxidoreductase subunit NuoN, which codes for MSASVPGQAVHSLWTVAAPTDRIPTPHIEYAQLSPVLIVFGVAALGVLVEAFLPRRSRYTAQVALAAVGLAAAFAAVVALADKGYGTTKAHIAAMGAVAVDGPALFLQGTILLVGFVAVFTFAERRLDPRAHGSQVDSFAAQGSAVPGSDQEKAAVRAGFTSTEVFPLLMFAVGGMLIFPAANDLLTLFVALEVFSLPLYILCALARRNRLMSQEAAVKYFLLGAFSSAFLLFGIALLYGYAGTVSYSGISAVIDGSAPLTPALADTTGNDALLLIGLAMVAMGLLFKVGAVPFHMWTPDVYQGAPTPVTGFMASATKVAAFGALLRLLYVVLPGMRWDWRPVMWGVAIITMLAGAIIAVTQTDVKRLLAYSSIAHAGFILAGVIATTPDGISSVLFYLAAYSFVTLGAFAVVTLVRDAGGEATHLSRWAGLGRRSPLVAAVFAVFLLAFAGIPLTSGFAGKFAVFKAASEGGAMPLVIVGVISSAVAAFFYIRVIVLMFFSEPRPDGPTVAVPSAMTSTAIAVGVAVTLVLGLAPQYFLDLADKAGVFVR
- the nuoL gene encoding NADH-quinone oxidoreductase subunit L; this translates as METLIGLLVAAPLLGAGVLLTGGKRLDRVGHWIGTLLALLSFVFGAILFTDMLGKDADARTLTSHLFTWVPVDGFQADVGFQLDQLSMTFVLLITGVGTLIHIYSIGYMAHDERRRRFFGYLNLFLAAMLLLVVADNYFLLYAGWEGVGLASYLLIGFWQHKPSAATAAKKAFIVNRVGDIGLSVAIMLMFTTFGSFAFADVLPQAQHASASQHATITGIGFMLLLAACGKSAQVPLQSWLGDAMEGPTPVSALIHAATMVTAGVYLITRSGAIFNAAPDAQTAVVTVGAVTLLFGAIVGCAKDDIKKALAGSTMSQIGYMIMAAGLGPIGYVFAIMHLVTHGFFKAGLFLGAGSVMHGMNDEVDMRRYGGLRKYMPVTFVTFGLGYLAIIGFPGLSGFFSKDKIIEAAFAKGGTEGWILGGAGLLGAAITAFYMTRVMLMTFFGEKRWQPDAEGHEPHPHESPASMTIPMIILAVGSVFAGAFFSLNSRFVHWLEPVTGHSEGDSPVSAGTVTAATMVVLVIGVGIAWLLYGRRAVPSVAPRGSLLTRAARRDLLQDDFNHVVLVRGGEHLTRSLVYLDHSLVDGVVNGTAASVGGLSGRLRKLQNGYVRSYAVSMLGGTAVLVAATLLMRAV
- the egtD gene encoding L-histidine N(alpha)-methyltransferase; the encoded protein is MPESRFTLDDRLPAGYFTDSLHSDVRKGLTDPPRSLPPKWFYDKRGSDLFEEITRLPEYYPTRAEQEILTRRAPEIAAVTRPSTLIELGSGSSRKTRTLLDALTAGGSLVRYAPLDVSAAALAEAGEAICRDYPGLTVSATVADFEGGLPLSDEPGPRLLAFLGSTIGNFDAAQRRAFYRTLALSLSSDDVLLLGADLVKDPDVLVRAYDDSRGVTADFNKNVLHVLNRELGADFDPGAFDHVALWNADEERVEMRLRSRTAQTVKIPDLDLSLDLAAGEDLRTELSCKFRRESLTAELHEGGFTVRQWWTDQDDRFALLLVVPN